Proteins found in one Toxotes jaculatrix isolate fToxJac2 chromosome 18, fToxJac2.pri, whole genome shotgun sequence genomic segment:
- the LOC121198514 gene encoding galectin-3-binding protein A-like isoform X1, translating into MLTHRGVCIQWLLLLLHVSGSAARFNLFKTNSDPQEGDVRLFGTKSTSEGRVEVYHSGKWGTVCDDGWDMSEAQVVCRQLHFPRAKSVVLGKNYGEASGPIWLDDINCKGTETHLFTCNFKDWGVTDCSHKEDVGVICETGSNMTIIDSTHGLDHSFSLSDDLGQLFDRGSACDFLIFVKSATGNRQEDGTPEMGGKTICAHKMILSQFPLFEASEGISNITIEIDQSCQPYFTSFIRKQNRGVSCTSLPMARLVPQSSNFQQSNIMFHNRLLLVCQDSYIFQVQDFKVNQARVATNGTQVFAYPCPEDNYIFHFVVRPHHV; encoded by the exons ATGCTGACACATCGAGGTGTTTGCATTCAGTGGCTGCTCCTGCTTCTTCATGTCTCAGGAAGTGCGGCCAGGTTTAACTTGTTCA AAACAAACTCTGATCCGCAGGAAGGTGATGTGAGGCTGTTTGGCACTAAGAGCACTTCAGAGGGCCGCGTGGAGGTCTACCACAGTGGGAAATGGGGAACAGTGTGTGACGACGGCTGGGACATGTCTGAGGCTCAGGTGGTGTGTCGTCAGCTCCACTTCCCCAGAGCAAAATCTGTTGTCCTCGGGAAGAACTATGGAGAAG CCTCTGGACCTATTTGGCTGGATGACATCAACTGCAAAGGCACAGAGACGCATCTATTTACTTGTAATTTCAAAGACTGGGGAGTAACTGACTGCAGCCACAAAGAGGATGTTGGAGTTATTTGTGAAACAG GCTCTAATATGACCATCATCGATTCTACACACGGGCTGGACCACAGTTTCAGTCTGTCTGATGACCTCGGCCAGTTGTTTGACCGTGGAAGTGCTTGTGACTTCCTAATCTTTGTCAAGAGTGCCACTGGCAATAGACAGGAGGATGGGACTCCGGAGATGGGGGGAAAAACCATCTGTGCTCACAAAATGATCCTCTCGCAGTTTCCGCTCTTTGAGGCTTCAGAGGGGATTTCTAACATCACTATCGAGATCGACCAGTCCTGCCAGCCATATTTCACCTCCTTCATCAG aaagcaaaaccGAGGGGTGAGCTGTACGAGTCTCCCCATGGCAAGGCTGGTTCCCCAAAGCAGCAACTTTCAGCAAAGCAACATCATGTTTCATAACCGGCTCCTTCTGGTGTGCCAAGACAGTTACATCTTTCAAGTTCAGGACTTCAAGGTCAACCAGGCACGTGTCGCTACTAATGGGACCCAGGTTTTTGCCTATCCCTGTCCTGAAGACAATTACATCTTCCACTTTGTAGTGAGACCGCATCATGTCTGA
- the LOC121198514 gene encoding galectin-3-binding protein A-like isoform X2 → MSQEVRPGLTCSEGDVRLFGTKSTSEGRVEVYHSGKWGTVCDDGWDMSEAQVVCRQLHFPRAKSVVLGKNYGEASGPIWLDDINCKGTETHLFTCNFKDWGVTDCSHKEDVGVICETGSNMTIIDSTHGLDHSFSLSDDLGQLFDRGSACDFLIFVKSATGNRQEDGTPEMGGKTICAHKMILSQFPLFEASEGISNITIEIDQSCQPYFTSFIRKQNRGVSCTSLPMARLVPQSSNFQQSNIMFHNRLLLVCQDSYIFQVQDFKVNQARVATNGTQVFAYPCPEDNYIFHFVVRPHHV, encoded by the exons ATGTCTCAGGAAGTGCGGCCAGGTTTAACTTGTTCA GAAGGTGATGTGAGGCTGTTTGGCACTAAGAGCACTTCAGAGGGCCGCGTGGAGGTCTACCACAGTGGGAAATGGGGAACAGTGTGTGACGACGGCTGGGACATGTCTGAGGCTCAGGTGGTGTGTCGTCAGCTCCACTTCCCCAGAGCAAAATCTGTTGTCCTCGGGAAGAACTATGGAGAAG CCTCTGGACCTATTTGGCTGGATGACATCAACTGCAAAGGCACAGAGACGCATCTATTTACTTGTAATTTCAAAGACTGGGGAGTAACTGACTGCAGCCACAAAGAGGATGTTGGAGTTATTTGTGAAACAG GCTCTAATATGACCATCATCGATTCTACACACGGGCTGGACCACAGTTTCAGTCTGTCTGATGACCTCGGCCAGTTGTTTGACCGTGGAAGTGCTTGTGACTTCCTAATCTTTGTCAAGAGTGCCACTGGCAATAGACAGGAGGATGGGACTCCGGAGATGGGGGGAAAAACCATCTGTGCTCACAAAATGATCCTCTCGCAGTTTCCGCTCTTTGAGGCTTCAGAGGGGATTTCTAACATCACTATCGAGATCGACCAGTCCTGCCAGCCATATTTCACCTCCTTCATCAG aaagcaaaaccGAGGGGTGAGCTGTACGAGTCTCCCCATGGCAAGGCTGGTTCCCCAAAGCAGCAACTTTCAGCAAAGCAACATCATGTTTCATAACCGGCTCCTTCTGGTGTGCCAAGACAGTTACATCTTTCAAGTTCAGGACTTCAAGGTCAACCAGGCACGTGTCGCTACTAATGGGACCCAGGTTTTTGCCTATCCCTGTCCTGAAGACAATTACATCTTCCACTTTGTAGTGAGACCGCATCATGTCTGA
- the cant1a gene encoding soluble calcium-activated nucleotidase 1 isoform X2: MESQSGPPSSMPAPPGYTRLEQNEPMSALRISVGGLPMLTSMANPTDPRFRLKWRPIVAVAASLALVLLLFMHLSSGFRSRSYNSHGWKAGHSDSHQSNIHYNDTYPLSPPERTPQGTRYRIGVISDLDTSSLSDKKMTWFSYMRRGYLLVSESGDKVAVEWDADSVLLESHLSEKGRGMELSELVVFNGKLYSVDDRTGVVYHIDGDKAVPWVILPDGDGSVAKGFKAEWLAVKDEHLYIGGLGKEWTTTAGEFVNNNPEWVKVVGFRGDVQHQNWVPRYKSLKSAAGIEPPGYLIHESAAWSDTLQRWFFLPRRASTERYEETADERRGTNLALSCSPDFKDIIVSRVGPLNPTHGFSSFKFVPNTDDQIILALKSEEDAGKIATYITAFTLDGRILLPETKIGDVKYEGLEFI, encoded by the exons ATGGAGA gTCAGTCCGGGCCTCCGTCCTCCATGCCTGCTCCCCCGGGCTACACTCGACTAGAGCAGAATGAGCCTATGAGCGCCCTGCGTATCTCTGTAGGAGGCCTTCCCATGCTGACTTCCATGGCCAATCCCACTGACCCTCGTTTCCGCCTTAAGTGGAGGCCCATTGTGGCTGTGGCTGCCTCCCTGGCCTTGGTCTTACTGCTCTTCATGCACTTGAGCTCAGGCTTTCGGTCCCGCTCCTACAACTCACACGGCTGGAAAGCCGGTCACAGTGACAGCCATCAGTCAAATATCCATTACAATGACACCTACCCTCTCAGTCCGCCTGAGCGCACGCCGCAGGGCACCCGCTACCGCATTGGAGTCATTTCCGACCTGGACACAAGCTCTCTTAGTGACAAGAAGATGACATGGTTCAGCTACATGCGGCGGGGGTACTTGCTGGTCTCCGAGAGTGGTGACAAGGTGGCAGTTGAATGGGATGCGGACAGCGTGTTGCTGGAAAGCCACCTGTCGGAAAAAGGCAGGGGTATGGAGCTGTCTGAGCTGGTGGTGTTCAACGGGAAGCTCTACAGCGTCGATGACAGAACGGGTGTAGTCTACCACATAGACGGTGACAAAGCTGTGCCCTGGGTCATCTTACCTGATGGTGACGGCAGCGTTGCCAAAG GGTTCAAAGCTGAGTGGCTGGCAGTGAAAGACGAGCACCTGTATATCGGTGGTCTGGGGAAGGAGTGGACCACCACTGCAGGCGAGTTTGTCAACAACAACCCAGAGTGGGTGAAAGTAGTTGGCTTCAGAGGGGATGTACAACATCAGAACTGGGTTCCCCGGTACAAATCCCTGAAGTCTGCTGCAGGGATAGAGCCTCCAG GTTATCTTATCCACGAGTCAGCAGCATGGAGCGACACCCTGCAGCGCTGGTTTTTCCTGCCTCGCCGCGCCAGCACCGAGCGCTATGAAGAGACAGCAGATGAGCGTCGTGGCACGAACCTCGCCCTTAGCTGCTCCCCAGATTTCAAAGACATCATTGTAAGTCGGGTGGGTCCCCTTAACCCCACTCACGGTTTCTCCTCCTTCAAGTTTGTCCCCAACACAGATGACCAGATCATTCTGGCGCTCAAGTCAGAGGAAGACGCTGGAAAGATCGCTACATACATTACAGCCTTCACACTTGACGGACGCATACTTTTACCTGAAACCAAGATTGGAGATGTGAAATATGAGGGCTTAGAGTTCATATAG
- the cant1a gene encoding soluble calcium-activated nucleotidase 1 isoform X3: protein MPAPPGYTRLEQNEPMSALRISVGGLPMLTSMANPTDPRFRLKWRPIVAVAASLALVLLLFMHLSSGFRSRSYNSHGWKAGHSDSHQSNIHYNDTYPLSPPERTPQGTRYRIGVISDLDTSSLSDKKMTWFSYMRRGYLLVSESGDKVAVEWDADSVLLESHLSEKGRGMELSELVVFNGKLYSVDDRTGVVYHIDGDKAVPWVILPDGDGSVAKGFKAEWLAVKDEHLYIGGLGKEWTTTAGEFVNNNPEWVKVVGFRGDVQHQNWVPRYKSLKSAAGIEPPGYLIHESAAWSDTLQRWFFLPRRASTERYEETADERRGTNLALSCSPDFKDIIVSRVGPLNPTHGFSSFKFVPNTDDQIILALKSEEDAGKIATYITAFTLDGRILLPETKIGDVKYEGLEFI from the exons ATGCCTGCTCCCCCGGGCTACACTCGACTAGAGCAGAATGAGCCTATGAGCGCCCTGCGTATCTCTGTAGGAGGCCTTCCCATGCTGACTTCCATGGCCAATCCCACTGACCCTCGTTTCCGCCTTAAGTGGAGGCCCATTGTGGCTGTGGCTGCCTCCCTGGCCTTGGTCTTACTGCTCTTCATGCACTTGAGCTCAGGCTTTCGGTCCCGCTCCTACAACTCACACGGCTGGAAAGCCGGTCACAGTGACAGCCATCAGTCAAATATCCATTACAATGACACCTACCCTCTCAGTCCGCCTGAGCGCACGCCGCAGGGCACCCGCTACCGCATTGGAGTCATTTCCGACCTGGACACAAGCTCTCTTAGTGACAAGAAGATGACATGGTTCAGCTACATGCGGCGGGGGTACTTGCTGGTCTCCGAGAGTGGTGACAAGGTGGCAGTTGAATGGGATGCGGACAGCGTGTTGCTGGAAAGCCACCTGTCGGAAAAAGGCAGGGGTATGGAGCTGTCTGAGCTGGTGGTGTTCAACGGGAAGCTCTACAGCGTCGATGACAGAACGGGTGTAGTCTACCACATAGACGGTGACAAAGCTGTGCCCTGGGTCATCTTACCTGATGGTGACGGCAGCGTTGCCAAAG GGTTCAAAGCTGAGTGGCTGGCAGTGAAAGACGAGCACCTGTATATCGGTGGTCTGGGGAAGGAGTGGACCACCACTGCAGGCGAGTTTGTCAACAACAACCCAGAGTGGGTGAAAGTAGTTGGCTTCAGAGGGGATGTACAACATCAGAACTGGGTTCCCCGGTACAAATCCCTGAAGTCTGCTGCAGGGATAGAGCCTCCAG GTTATCTTATCCACGAGTCAGCAGCATGGAGCGACACCCTGCAGCGCTGGTTTTTCCTGCCTCGCCGCGCCAGCACCGAGCGCTATGAAGAGACAGCAGATGAGCGTCGTGGCACGAACCTCGCCCTTAGCTGCTCCCCAGATTTCAAAGACATCATTGTAAGTCGGGTGGGTCCCCTTAACCCCACTCACGGTTTCTCCTCCTTCAAGTTTGTCCCCAACACAGATGACCAGATCATTCTGGCGCTCAAGTCAGAGGAAGACGCTGGAAAGATCGCTACATACATTACAGCCTTCACACTTGACGGACGCATACTTTTACCTGAAACCAAGATTGGAGATGTGAAATATGAGGGCTTAGAGTTCATATAG
- the cant1a gene encoding soluble calcium-activated nucleotidase 1 isoform X1 translates to MTQVRRSRKRRRGQSGPPSSMPAPPGYTRLEQNEPMSALRISVGGLPMLTSMANPTDPRFRLKWRPIVAVAASLALVLLLFMHLSSGFRSRSYNSHGWKAGHSDSHQSNIHYNDTYPLSPPERTPQGTRYRIGVISDLDTSSLSDKKMTWFSYMRRGYLLVSESGDKVAVEWDADSVLLESHLSEKGRGMELSELVVFNGKLYSVDDRTGVVYHIDGDKAVPWVILPDGDGSVAKGFKAEWLAVKDEHLYIGGLGKEWTTTAGEFVNNNPEWVKVVGFRGDVQHQNWVPRYKSLKSAAGIEPPGYLIHESAAWSDTLQRWFFLPRRASTERYEETADERRGTNLALSCSPDFKDIIVSRVGPLNPTHGFSSFKFVPNTDDQIILALKSEEDAGKIATYITAFTLDGRILLPETKIGDVKYEGLEFI, encoded by the exons ATGACACAGGTTCGGCGTAGCAGGAAGAGACGAAGAG gTCAGTCCGGGCCTCCGTCCTCCATGCCTGCTCCCCCGGGCTACACTCGACTAGAGCAGAATGAGCCTATGAGCGCCCTGCGTATCTCTGTAGGAGGCCTTCCCATGCTGACTTCCATGGCCAATCCCACTGACCCTCGTTTCCGCCTTAAGTGGAGGCCCATTGTGGCTGTGGCTGCCTCCCTGGCCTTGGTCTTACTGCTCTTCATGCACTTGAGCTCAGGCTTTCGGTCCCGCTCCTACAACTCACACGGCTGGAAAGCCGGTCACAGTGACAGCCATCAGTCAAATATCCATTACAATGACACCTACCCTCTCAGTCCGCCTGAGCGCACGCCGCAGGGCACCCGCTACCGCATTGGAGTCATTTCCGACCTGGACACAAGCTCTCTTAGTGACAAGAAGATGACATGGTTCAGCTACATGCGGCGGGGGTACTTGCTGGTCTCCGAGAGTGGTGACAAGGTGGCAGTTGAATGGGATGCGGACAGCGTGTTGCTGGAAAGCCACCTGTCGGAAAAAGGCAGGGGTATGGAGCTGTCTGAGCTGGTGGTGTTCAACGGGAAGCTCTACAGCGTCGATGACAGAACGGGTGTAGTCTACCACATAGACGGTGACAAAGCTGTGCCCTGGGTCATCTTACCTGATGGTGACGGCAGCGTTGCCAAAG GGTTCAAAGCTGAGTGGCTGGCAGTGAAAGACGAGCACCTGTATATCGGTGGTCTGGGGAAGGAGTGGACCACCACTGCAGGCGAGTTTGTCAACAACAACCCAGAGTGGGTGAAAGTAGTTGGCTTCAGAGGGGATGTACAACATCAGAACTGGGTTCCCCGGTACAAATCCCTGAAGTCTGCTGCAGGGATAGAGCCTCCAG GTTATCTTATCCACGAGTCAGCAGCATGGAGCGACACCCTGCAGCGCTGGTTTTTCCTGCCTCGCCGCGCCAGCACCGAGCGCTATGAAGAGACAGCAGATGAGCGTCGTGGCACGAACCTCGCCCTTAGCTGCTCCCCAGATTTCAAAGACATCATTGTAAGTCGGGTGGGTCCCCTTAACCCCACTCACGGTTTCTCCTCCTTCAAGTTTGTCCCCAACACAGATGACCAGATCATTCTGGCGCTCAAGTCAGAGGAAGACGCTGGAAAGATCGCTACATACATTACAGCCTTCACACTTGACGGACGCATACTTTTACCTGAAACCAAGATTGGAGATGTGAAATATGAGGGCTTAGAGTTCATATAG